A stretch of the Planctomycetia bacterium genome encodes the following:
- a CDS encoding ABC transporter ATP-binding protein, producing MPLLSLHNITHRYGKHTVLDGVSLQLEPGAIGLLGPNGAGKSTLLKILMGLVKPTSGEGTLLERNLRGPSFPRRRLLGYMSEADALVPGLRGAEYVALAGELCGMPKKDASRRAHELLTYLGLDDARYRKLEEYSTGMKQRVKLAQALVHDPPLLLLDEPTSGLDPAGREAMLGLLSTLAKQHGKSFLLCTHVLGDVERTCETTVILHKGKVLCQERTDALRAQRDDRFRLRAEGDVEAYRTLLTEQNISVKTSERDGWKVTLADGVHTDQLFRLAAQCDVIITQLQPDDEDLERVFHRLLNQGRRSGSDELRLLPFPTETAHAS from the coding sequence ATGCCCTTACTGTCCCTTCATAACATCACCCATCGTTACGGCAAGCATACTGTGCTGGATGGTGTGTCGTTGCAATTGGAGCCGGGGGCGATTGGGTTGTTGGGGCCTAATGGTGCAGGCAAGAGCACGCTACTGAAGATATTGATGGGCTTGGTCAAACCGACTAGCGGCGAAGGAACACTGCTGGAACGCAATCTGCGTGGCCCATCGTTTCCAAGACGTCGGCTGTTGGGCTACATGTCCGAAGCGGATGCCTTAGTGCCTGGGCTACGTGGTGCGGAATATGTTGCCCTGGCTGGTGAACTCTGTGGCATGCCGAAAAAGGACGCCAGCCGACGGGCCCATGAGCTGCTGACCTATCTTGGTCTGGATGATGCTCGCTATCGCAAGCTGGAAGAATACTCCACGGGTATGAAGCAACGAGTCAAGTTGGCCCAGGCGTTGGTACACGATCCACCACTTCTGCTTCTGGACGAACCAACCAGCGGGCTTGATCCCGCTGGTCGCGAAGCCATGCTGGGCCTGCTTAGCACCCTGGCCAAACAGCATGGCAAATCATTTCTGCTATGCACCCATGTGCTGGGTGATGTGGAACGCACTTGCGAAACGACGGTCATCCTGCACAAAGGTAAAGTACTGTGCCAGGAACGTACTGATGCCCTTCGTGCACAGCGAGATGACCGATTTCGCCTGAGAGCCGAAGGAGATGTGGAAGCCTATCGCACTTTGCTTACCGAGCAAAACATTTCAGTGAAGACTTCAGAACGGGATGGCTGGAAGGTGACACTGGCTGACGGAGTACACACCGATCAGTTATTCAGGCTGGCTGCACAGTGTGATGTTATCATCACCCAGTTGCAGCCTGATGATGAAGACCTGGAGCGGGTCTTCCATCGCTTGCTGAATCAGGGCAGGCGATCTGGTTCCGACGAATTGCGGCTGTTGCCTTTCCCTACGGAGACGGCACATGCCTCTTAG
- a CDS encoding ABC transporter permease subunit, whose product MPLSLLGYRSWKGKLGGSWRAIWPISRVSLMLVFRQKLYWVLYVLALMTFFVFFFGIYLFSQIDPETMTPQRTGVPGQTMSRFFVDIKNTIQKDLKLSGDIETYRNFYVLQGYYVMVVLALAGSLIIGNDYRYGSLAFYLSKPMGHWHYLMGKILAVAIFSMLMTLVPALVLYLECSMLMEEGYFENNLNILRGITWYGLAIALVLGILVVTLASAVRRTAPLVMIWIALLAICPVMGNLFVDRLGYSPNWRLIDLWNDLYVFGSWCLNITPVPPAGPRGMVRRQPELLPVVIVLSSLMIVCVIYLHRKIRAVEVVT is encoded by the coding sequence ATGCCTCTTAGTTTGCTGGGATACCGCTCCTGGAAGGGCAAGCTGGGAGGTTCCTGGCGTGCCATCTGGCCCATCAGCCGGGTTTCCCTGATGCTCGTGTTCAGGCAGAAACTCTACTGGGTGCTCTACGTCCTGGCACTGATGACATTTTTTGTCTTCTTTTTCGGCATCTATCTCTTTTCGCAGATAGATCCCGAAACCATGACGCCTCAACGTACCGGCGTGCCTGGCCAGACGATGTCACGTTTCTTTGTCGATATCAAGAACACCATTCAAAAAGATTTGAAACTATCGGGTGACATCGAGACGTATCGAAACTTCTATGTGCTACAGGGTTACTACGTCATGGTCGTGCTGGCGCTGGCTGGTAGCCTTATCATCGGCAACGATTATCGCTACGGAAGCCTCGCGTTTTATCTCAGTAAGCCCATGGGCCATTGGCATTATCTCATGGGGAAGATTCTCGCTGTTGCCATCTTCTCCATGTTAATGACACTAGTGCCGGCCCTCGTTCTGTACCTCGAATGCAGCATGCTGATGGAGGAAGGGTACTTCGAGAATAACCTGAATATCCTGAGAGGCATTACCTGGTATGGCTTGGCCATTGCGCTGGTGTTGGGCATTCTGGTGGTAACACTGGCCAGTGCGGTGCGGCGTACTGCTCCTTTAGTGATGATCTGGATTGCGCTGCTGGCGATCTGCCCGGTCATGGGCAATCTTTTTGTGGATCGTCTGGGTTACTCCCCCAACTGGCGATTGATCGATTTATGGAACGATCTGTATGTCTTTGGTTCGTGGTGTCTGAACATCACACCGGTTCCTCCTGCAGGGCCTCGGGGTATGGTGCGTCGTCAGCCTGAATTACTGCCCGTGGTCATTGTCCTATCGTCGTTGATGATCGTGTGTGTGATTTATCTTCATCGAAAGATTCGTGCGGTGGAGGTGGTGACATGA